In Oryza brachyantha chromosome 2, ObraRS2, whole genome shotgun sequence, a single window of DNA contains:
- the LOC102710097 gene encoding serine/threonine/tyrosine-protein kinase HT1-like: MDHLKCHQVFRCIRWYLATVKHSVLCLGQAPHWKNTEGLFDQAYRMQTIIQEHHQLCICNGERAELSALEEDRAPQHKTENMLLNDKLNLKSTDFGMAYIKSNSCYMVSEVLDRKPYNHKCDVYNFNICIWEIYCYKMPCMDVSFINITLLVLHKHMRPEIPKCCLGDMACIMRRG, translated from the coding sequence ATGGACCATCTAAAATGTCACCAAGTTTTCCGATGCATTCGTTGGTACCTTGCCACCGTCAAACACAGCGTCCTTTGTCTTGGTCAAGCACCTCACTGGAAGAACACTGAAGGACTATTTGATCAAGCATATCGAATGCAAACTATCATACAAGAACACCATCAACTTTGCATTTGCAATGGTGAGAGGGCTGAGCTATCTGCACTCGAGGAAGACCGTGCACCGCAACATAAGACAGAGAACATGCTCCTCAATGATAAGCTCAACCTCAAGAGCACCGACTTTGGCATGGCCTACATCAAGTCTAACTCATGCTACATGGTGTCGGAGGTGCTCGACAGGAAGCCCTACAACCACAAGTGTGATGTGTACAACTTCAACATATGCATATGGGAAATCTATTGTTACAAGATGCCCTGCATGGACGTCAGCTTTATCAACATCACATTGTTAGTCCTTCACAAGCACATGCGGCCAGAAATCCCAAAGTGTTGCCTGGGAGACATGGCATGCATCATGAGGAGGGGCTAG
- the LOC102721048 gene encoding uridine kinase-like protein 3: MGSRPADDVLDAAAAGVHYSALRLEELKINGSVAGEEQPTTSGVENGHQEPFVIGVAGGASSGKSTVCKMIIEQLRDQRVVVVTQESFYYGLSDEELVHVHDYNFDHPDAFDTELLLSCMENLKHGKAVDIPNYNFKTYKSVASARKVNPSDVIILEGILVFHDSRVRDLMNMKIFVDTDADVRLTRRIRRDTIDKGRDIKTVLDQYSKFVKPAFEDFILPTKKYADIIIPRGGDNDVAIDLIVQHIRTKLGQHDLCKVHPNLYVIQTTYQIRGMHTIIRDAATTTHDFIFYADRLIRLVVEHGLGHLPFKEKQVITPTGSVYTGVEFSKRLCGISVIRSGESMENALRACCKGIKIGKILIHREGDNGKQLIYHNLPKDIANRHVLLLDPILGTGNSAVQAISLLLKKGVQETNIIFLNLISAPQGVHVVSKSFPRVKIVTSEIEFGLNDDFRVIPGMGEFGDRYFGTDDYQSSTPFFCDEKNRVRLL, encoded by the exons ATGGGTTCAAGACCAGCTGATGATGTTCTTGATGCCGCCGCTGCTGGGGTCCACTACTCAGCGCTCCGTTTGGAGGAGCTTAAAATCAATGGTTCCGTGGCAGGGGAGGAGCAGCCGACGACCTCCGGGGTGGAGAATGGGCACCAAGAGCCGTTTGTCATTG GTGTTGCTGGGGGTGCATCTTCAGGTAAAAGTACTGTATGCAAAATGATCATCGAACAGCTACGCGATCAGCGTGTTGTTGTTGTTACTCAG GAGTCCTTTTATTATGGGTTGTCTGATGAGGAATTGGTCCATGTTCATGATTATAATTTTGATCATCCAG ATGCATTTGATACGGAGTTGCTACTCTCTTGTATGGAGAACTTGAAACATGGCAAGGCTGTGGACATTCCTAATTACAATTTCAAAACATATAAGAGTGTTGCAAGCGCAAGAAAG GTCAATCCTTCAGATGTAATTATTTTGGAAGGAATTCTGGTTTTCCATGATTCACGTGTTCGGGATTTGATGAACATGAAGATCTTTGTTGATACAG ATGCTGATGTGCGATTAACAAGGAGGATTCGACGTGACACCATTGATAAGGGTAGAGATATCAAAACTGTGCTAGATCAG TACTCAAAGTTTGTTAAGCCTGCTTTTGAAGACTTCATCCTCCCAACCAAGAAATACGCTGATATTATCATCCCACGAGGTGGTGATAATGATGTTGCAATCGACTTAATAGTTCAGCATATTCGTACTAAGCTTGGTCAACATGATCTCTGTAAAGTACACCCTAATCTGTATGTCATACAGACTACTTATCAG ATACGAGGTATGCACACAATAATACGGGATGCTGCCACAACAACACATGATTTCATATTCTATGCCGATCGGTTGATTCGATTG GTTGTTGAGCATGGTCTTGGTCATCTTCCGTTCAAGGAAAAGCAGGTCATAACTCCAACCG GGTCTGTTTACACTGGGGTAGAGTTCTCCAAAAGATTGTGCGGTATCTCAGTGATTAGAAG TGGTGAGAGTATGGAGAATGCATTGCGGGCATGCTGTAAAGGTATAAAGATTGGGAAGATTCTTATTCACAGGGAAGGAGACAATGGCAAACAG CTAATCTATCACAATTTACCAAAAGATATTGCAAACAGGCATGTGCTGTTGTTGGATCCCATACTGGGAACAG GAAATTCAGCTGTTCAAGCTATATCTCTACTGCTGAAGAAGGGTGTACAGgaaacaaatattatttttctgaatCTGATATCA GCTCCCCAAGGTGTGCACGTGGTCAGCAAGAGTTTTCCAAGAGTGAAGATCGTGACATCAGAAATTGAGTTTGGTCTGAATGATGATTTTCGTGTCATCCCTGGAATGGGTGAGTTTGGAGATAGGTACTTCGGCACAGATGATTATCAGTCATCAACACCATTCTTTTGTGATGAGAAAAATCGTGTCAG GCTTTTGTGA